The sequence CATattaaaaatgtcagcttggttcgacgtacttgagttccatcatgtcgctcgagaaagtaatcaggcaGCCGACATCCTCGCTCATATGGGCGCTAAGTGCAACCCCGTGCCAcccaacacctttgtggaaaggctctttaagccatttgTGGTGTGGCAGGATGAAGGCAATACAGACCTGACCACACCCCAACCGTCGAACACAACGCAAACAATGTCGGGGGTCCGAATATCGAGATAACGCCCTCTGCTCACGAGATAACACCCTTTGCTGTAATACATTGGAGCGCTCTTTATTTCTTCAAGCTCGGAGACAGCGGCATTTAACTGTGTCCGGCTTGTCGCGAGCTCCTGGGTCAATGCACtgttcttctccttgagaacctACGATCATCaaacgatccttaaatcggttttgTCCAcccgcttcaagtctcgggggccaCCACTATCTATCCACTAAGTTCATAAAGATTTGTACCTGCATATCCTTTAAGAACAGGCGAGCAACCCCGGTGAGTCCATCCCGGGCAGCCCAGATATATGCACCTACAGTGCTTAGGGCGGTAAACTCTGGCTCCGTTAAGGCAGGGGCGCGCAAGGCTTCTTTCAAGTGAtgatgattcatcgcactctcGACTTCGAAGTTGGTTACAAACATCTCATCCGACTCTCCGTGAGGCGAATGAGTCTGTGCCGCATCAGCATGCGCCCCCGTCCCAGTTGGTATCTCCGGCGAGTATTAGCCGCGGCTCGGCTGGCTGGGATCTTGCTCACGGTTCGTCGTATACCCCTCCTGCGATGATAGAAGGAGGATGCGAATGACAATTCGGCTTCATGTCCGAATAAATAAGAGGAATATACCTTTTCGGTGATGGAGCAGGTTCAGTGGTGCATCCGACTTCCTTTTGTTTTGCACGACCCTTCCGCGAAGGTGCTGACCTTCTCTTGCTCGCCCGCCCCTGAGTATGGCTCGTTGAGTGCCGATCCTACGAAACATGGTCCAAAGCGGAGGATGAAGAGACGAGCAAAAGTATCTCTCTACCCTGAGAATACAATTCCCGAATACTTACCTTTATGAAAGGGTAGAGGTCGGGGTAGTCAGCCGCAATGGCTACCTCCGAGACGCCAAGGCTCACCTGATAGTATACGCCATCTTCAAACTCTACAAAAATCTTCGGATCCTCATGGAATCCGGGGTCCTCATTGCGTTCGTGATCCTCTGGTTGGGGGGCGGGGCAGTTAATGTTCTCGACAATTTGCCTCCATGACTATTTAAAAAGTAACTAGGGGATTcggttaatgcatctcaatgagtaAAAAGTACTAAATGGTTAgaaaacttacccattcaatgggattgtacatggagaaggcCTCTCGGCAATTTAAACGAAggaagtcttcttcttctcctttataaagGTCGGCCAGTGTTGCGGCCAATGCGGCTTGGCTATTCGGACCCTTTCGCCTATAGCGGGATGCATCGTCCTCCCTGTTATAGTTCCATAAGGGGGTTACCCTGGATTGAAGTGGCTGGATGCACCTCTATATTGCAATGGCCATAACTTCCACTATGGAAAGTCTGGAATGGGTCAGTACCTTGACCTTGTTTACCAATCTCATCACTTCCGCACTGTCTTCCTGAGCAGGGGACTTGGGACGCCAGCTATATAGCTTTTTCAAGGGGGCATtggaaaattctggcagtccgcgccgaacagggtccggaagaggtacatcctcgatatagaaccattccgaagaccattcgGCGGATCCCTTCTTCGGAGTCTCGACTGGGTAGCCGGATCCGGCTAtatgccatacttcggcgccgcccacttcaaaAATAGACCCGCCGCCCTGATGGCGAGGAACGAGGTAGAATAACTTTTTCCATAGttcaaagtgagcctcgcagcccaaaaataattcgcaaagggcgacgaagccagagatatgtaaaatagaacctggtgtgaggttgtgcagttgaaTCCCGTAGTGTTCCAGTAGGCCCCTAAGGAAGCGGTGGATTGGGAATCCCACGCTCCTCAAAAGGAATGAGATGAAGCATACCCTCTCCCCTTGGCTGGGATTGGAGAAATTCTTCGCCAATGCATCAACACCCATAGAAGTTAACCCCGCCCGTACGGAGACTAGATCCGAGGGAGGGAGATATCCTTGTGTTTGGAGCCGACTGAGCTGGAGGTGGGATACGGAGCAACTCTGCCAGTCCCcttcttgagggccatgagggcgcGAGGAGGATCCAGGGGCATTCGCCATGGTCCGAATTTTTCCATGGCTCGCTCTGGTGCTCTTGGTGTGATGCGGGATGGCGTTTTGAAGATCTCATCTTGTTTTATAGGTGCGACCTGTGCCTGTCAGAAATATTAAAATATAGGGATAACGGACCGTTCGCATTCACTCAGACGTGTGGAAATcgaggcgacgacaaggaggaATCATAAAGACTGGATGCGGAAACCGATACTAGGCTATCATCAATACGGAATATAATGGGGAATCCGCCTTTCAAAGCCAAAGACTTGCGTCCGCATACTACATCGTCATTGGaggcaagttcaggggctactgagggagtcctggatttgggggtcctcaggtgtccggcccaGGAGTACGGGCTGAGTTGCATGGGCCGTATAGGATCAAGCTGAAGATTATCtaccgtgtccgaatgggacttctCGATACGTGGACGGCAAGAATAGAGTCCGGAGGTTCCCTTCCCTgataaaccgaccttgtacaaaccctaggccccctccggtgtgtatataaactagaggggttagtccgtagagggcaCCTTTTCATCATCATCGGAATCcccataggctagacatctagggttagccattacgatatcgaggtagatcaactcttgtaatcttcatactcgttgaatataatcaagcaggagtagggttttacctccatcaagagggcctgagcCTGGTTAAACACTGTGTCCCCTGGCTTCCTGTTACCAtggatccttagacgcacagcttggcccccctacccgagatctgtcggttttgacaccgacacccaccgcgTCGCCTTCGGGTAAGCTCGCCTCCGGCTCACGCCCTCGTTCCGTGGCGCTAGCTAGGCTAGCCGGATTGGGATTGGACGATCCTGTCCCCATTTGACAACCCGTTTCGCCATAGGATGCCCTCTCCTCTCGGCTCTCGCTCATCCTAAAGTTTTGATGCTAGATTGCTGCCGCGTTGGATGATTTTGGCTGCTGCTTTTGCAGGTACGGCCACCTCACCTGGGAGTGGAAGCGGGGCCTTGGAAGTTACCTCCACCCGCTGGTCTTCGCCGCCCTTTACAAGTTTCTGGCGTTTCTCCACCTCGATACCCCGTGGTTCATTGTAATTACTCCGGCATTTTGGAAATGAAACTGGCAGAGTCTGGGTGCTGGAAATTTGTTTGAGAAAATTTCAGAATTGGAGGGTAGAAGTGTGTGATTCTAGTCACAAGTCATGTGGAGTCCAAACTGTCAGTCAACATAGGTCCCACCGTTCTAGTTGTAGGTTAAGTGCGAGCAATTTCCAGGAATATGAGACATCAGCTTGAGTAGGTTATCTCGGGCTACACGGTAACTGAATTCCTCATTCAGTTTGTTTTCTGAGGCCAATGTCGTCCAGGACATTCAGAATCTGTATACTGTTTCTGTTAATTACAGCCAATTAGGCAGCGGATTTAATATGGCTAAGAAACCTCTCCTCAGACACCTCCCCTCCACATCCTCTCCCTCGTAACTTAATAGGTTTACCACTCTCCGCGTGTAGGGACCATGTTCTCATCCATTTATTCACTTTTTTGTAGGTGATGGCTCCATGACTTCTACAGTCAGTATTTGCAGCGTTTGGAGATCTATACTTGTATAAACTCTCCAAACTTATTTTCAACGAGCACGTTGCACAGTGGACAGTATCCTTAAACTCATATGTGTTGACATGATTTTACTTTCACAAATAAAGTATTGCAGTTACCTGGTGGATGGTGACCTTAACAAATCATTTACAACTATTTTTGCAGTTGGTGAACTGGTTTATGTTTTTCTGTATTACACAGACTCTATCAAACAGCTTGGAGATAGTTTTGATTGTGGTTGGATTCTATTATTGGTTTATGGCAATCGAGTCTTCCAAGGGAATTTCAGTTATTTCAAAGTAGAAGGCCGCCAGCTACCAAAGTCCTCATTCAAGAAAAATGGCACTACTCATAGCAGCCTTAGCTTGCGCCATTCGGCCAACAAGTGCCATAACATGGTTGTATGTTGGTcttttggacttcatttatataaaATTGAAATGCCGAACTTTGTTTCTTGAGGTCATTCCTATAGGGTAAGAAGTCATCATTAAACTCATGTGATGCCGAATTTTGGAACCGGGACAAATCAATCGGGACTAAAGCCTCtaaccttttgtcccggttggcttacgaaccgggactaaaggggctccacgtggccgccgGCTAGAGCGGGgctggaggacctttagtcccggttggtgttaccaaaaggaattttttcaatttttttttgaaaatttgtttTTTGGATTTTTTCTTGTGATTTTCGAATGTTTGAATTAtttgacaatttaatctctaaCCACCCCTCCTCACTTCTTCAACGTGGAGCACTGATTctaaatcgtctaacttcccggctgATCACCCATCCTCTCACCGCTTCAACCCCAACACGCTTAATTTCCTGGTTTGATCGCCCTAGTTTCCaaatctgcacttgttgttttcctgacaatataagctatcaatcctattaacccttaggtcTTGATGTCATGtgatttaattttttgaattccagACAACtattcaaaaaaaatccaaaaatgtcaaaaaaattcaaaaaattaagtttttttttcaaattttaatttcaaaaatttcataaaaatatataaaaagcaaaaatataaaaagtTCGAAAATTCAATTATTACTAAATTATAATGCCAAAATCTTTTAAAATATCATTTGAAACAAATAAAAAACActaaaaaccctaaaccctaaacccgggacttaaaacgtcCGAAACTCTATTCTAAGTAGTAAACAGTAAAGgttcaaaccataaaacctaaccctaaacttgGAAATCTAAACCCTAGCCCCAGACCCTAAAATGTCTAAAACGTCCAAAAACTCTATTTTTCCTTTGGAATTTTCCGATTTTAAAAGATtatcctaaaccctaaacccgggacttaaatTGTCCGAAACTCTATTCTAAACAGTAAACACTAAAGgttcaaaccataaaacctaaccctaaacttgGAAATCTAAACCCTAGCCCTAACCCCCAAATGGTCCAAAAACTCgattttccctttggaattttgtgattttaaaaaattgtcgaaGCAATAAACTTGTTCAAAATGCCGCCAGCCGTAACAGCCGGGAACCGGTGGCTGTGGACGATCTTGGACAAAGGGAGTAGAAAAAAGAAACTGTCACTAGGCACTAAATTAAAAGGCAGTCCAGAAAACTAATATGAAATGCtataaaaatatataaaagtgATAATATAGTAGGAGGAaacaataaaagattatagatacctttgagacatatcaagcatctATGTTTGTACTGTGTTTTAATAAAAGAATAATTGTTCTTTCTTTAAAAAATAATCTTTTTTTGAACAACGAAAACTCATTTCAGTTTCTGGCGCAAAAGGCAACCGCTTCAGTTTTTCTAATCGAACGGCCGCAACGTGTCTTGCGCACAGCGGCCAGGCCCACCTGGCACTGGCACCGAGAGCCGACCCACCCAACGGCCCATTAGCCGCAGCGGCGAGACCCGCGATTCGCTGAGCGCGAGCGCCCTAGAACCCCCGCCGTGTCCGGCGACGACGACGCCGACGAAGAGGAGGCGAGATGGGCGTGGGGGGCAGCTTCTGGGACCTCCTGAAGCCGTACGCGCGGCAGGAGGGGCCGGGGTACCTCCGCGGCCGCCGCGTCGCCGTCGACCTCTCCTTCTGGATCGTCTCCCACAGCACCGCCATCCGGGCGCGCTCGCCCCACGCGCGCCGCCCCCACATCCGCAACACCTTCTTCCGGACGCTCTCCCTCTTCGCCAAGGTCCGTtgggtttcccctctctccctccccccctctcGCCTCTCCCTTCGGCCTCTGTCCCCCATCTCGTCTCTGGATTCTAGTTTTGTTCCTCGTCGATTTCTCCCGTTCGTCGATGCCCCCCGGCGATTGGTCTCCTGCATTGAGGTATTGAGACATCCTGCGTCCCGCGGTGGTCGTCCCGCGCTGTTCAAGCGCCAATCTTGGAGATGCGGCCGCGGCCCAATCTGTGTTGGGAATACTCCTTTGTGTTTGATTCCCCTGTTTTTTTTGGCTCACTGGTTGGGTTTGTCTTTGGAACTGCTGCAGATGGGTGCTTTCCCGGTGTTCGTGGTGGACGGCGAGCCGTCGCCGCTCAAGTCGCAGGCCAGGGCCGCGCGCTTCTTCCGAGGCTCTGGGGTGGACCCGCCTGCGTCGTCCAGCGCGGAGGCGGAAGGGGACGCCAGTGCCCCGGCGCCGGTGAAGGCCAGAAATGCTATCTTCACGCGATGCGTCAAGGACTGTGTGGTCAGTGCCCCTTTTTTGCAAATTTTGTTTTCACTTTATCAAGATTCACAATTTAGTTTTGGTTCAGAAAGATTGGCTGAAATGCAATGTTTTAACACTACTTGATCATCATttttgtgtgtgagtgtgtgtttgtAAGCCTTTGAGACATTTCATTAGTAGTTTATGTAAGTTTCGAATCTAGGTTTGCTGATGCATTTCGGACTTGTTATCTAGGGTTACTATTGGAAACCGGGAAAAGTTTCTATCTTTGACAGTATTCATTTTCTGTGACACATAGGAATTGCTTAAAAATCTTGGAATGCCAGTATTGTGGGCAAAGGGTGAAGCTGAAGCCCTTTGCGCTCAGTTGAACAATGAGGGTGAAGTGGATGCCTGCATTACTTCAGACAGTGATGCTTTTCTCTTTGGAGCTAAGACTGTCATAAAAGTGATGCGGTCGAATTGTAAGGTAGGCACTCTGTTATACTTATACCATGAGATGAATGATTTGCTCCACTTTCCCTGTACCATGGTGTGACGATCAGGAATTTCTTTCAGGAACCTTTTGAGTGCTACAACATAGCAGATATTGAGTCTGGGATTGGATTGAAGAGGAAACAAATGGTAGCCATGGCACTTCTTATCGGCAGTGACCATGATTTGCATGGCGTGCCTGGTTTTGGTGTTGAGACCGCACTTCGGTTTGTGCGGTTATTTGATGAAGATCAGATTTTAGATAAGTATGTTTCCTACTTTGATGAGAGATTCTTGTAATTTTGTAGCGTAATGAGTTGCCCAACATTGCATTTCTGAACCTAATCTTATTTCTACTTCTCCAGATTACATGAAATTGGTAAAGGAATCTATCCATTCCTAGAAGGATTTGACAAGGCCCATGTTGATGATCTACCATCACCATCCACAAAGAGCCCACCAGTTGCGAGATCGCCTCACTGCTCACACTGTGGTCACCCCGGTAGCAAGAAAAATCACAGCAAGACTGGATGCAATTATTGCTTGGTGGATTCATTAGAGTTCTGCATGGAAAAACCAGCTGGTTTCATATGTGAATGTCCTAGCTGTGAAAAGGTAATCTCACTTGATCTACTGTAAAGCATGACCTTCTCGGCAGTGTATTCCACAGTTCATTACACGTGTATTGTATAATAGACAATGCCTGATTTGGATAAAAAACTGTTCCTTATGCCTGTCCAAGGTTGTTTGATAGCACTACCGTCAGGCCTCAGCTGCTAATTTGTGTCCGCATACTTGTATCCATTATCTTTACTGAATTCTGCACAAAAACTGGTTGCTTGACTTGTTCACTGTCATAATGCTTCTGATGTTTTCTGTTCAATCAAATAAAATGTACTTATTCCTTGCCTTTAAATGGTTTATGGATCTCAATTCTCTTTATTAATAGTATCTTTGTTGGAATGAATTTTAGGCGTGTGATCTGAAAGCACAGAGAAGACATGAGAATTGGCAAATCAAGGTGTGCAAAAGATTAGCTGCTGAGACAAATTTCCCAAATGAGGAGATAATTAAATTGTATCTATGTGATGACAATTTGGATAAAGGTAAATGTTAATAACACTGCTTTTAATATTTCTCGATTTCACCTGTACTTGAGAGTGAAGCTTCTGAACTTGCTGCAAGTGCCAGTTGTATTATCCTTACTTTGTTCTTAACTATTTACCTACATCAGAATCTGTTGATTGTCCTCATCGATATGTACTAAGTGAGTCATCATTGTGCTGTCTGCAGAAAGTGGTGATCGAAAGCTTGAGTGGACTGATcctaaagttgatgatttggttgACTTGCTAACTTATATGCAGAACTGGGAACCGTCGTATGTCCGACAGCACATGCTCCCTATGCTATCAACTATATATATGCGCAAAATGGCTTCATCTCCGTGTAAATCATTGCTTCTCTGTGACCAATATGAGTTCCATTCAATTCAGCGCATTAAGATAAAACATGGCCACCCTTACTACCTGGTCAAATGGAAGAGGACCACTGGTGGTATTGTTTCTGGTGGTGCGTCTCACAAGAAGCCAGAATTAGATGGGGAGAGTCACGCTGAGGTGGTGGTTttggacgatgacgaggaggaggaagaggaggaggaggcaacggtGAATATTGAATCTGCTGACTCGTTGGATGAGCCAGATCTGCCACAAGTACTCAGGGATGATGATCAAGTATTTCTATTGACTGATGAAGATATACAGCTCGTGAATGCTGCATTTCCTAATGAAGCACGGCAGTTTCAGGAAGCACAGGTATGCATCGTTACTTCCTTTCTTCCCTGTGGATGAGAAGTAAAATCGTGATGATGCTTCCTGGACATTATACGAAGCTACATTTGCATTACATCTGCACTTACATCTATCTCTTGAATACCGTGGTTAAAATATCCACTGAATTTGTTGCAGAGGCTCAAAGAAGCAAAATCAAGATCACGGAAATCCAAGCTGAGCCAAGCAGAGAGCATGCTGGAGACACCAAAGGGTCCAAGACCCAGCGGGGTTCAGCTCAGCATCAAGGAGTTTTACCGGTCGAAGAAAGCGGCGGGAGACGAAGCCGGGAAGAAGCCGGTCATCGAGGGCGAGACGTCTACGTCGAGAGCTGGCTCGAGAAAATCACCACCGGTGGACCTGACAAAAAGGATGCCCAAGTCCCTGCGACGACGCTTGCTCTTCGACTGAGACAGCCCGCAGTTGGGTTGTCCTGACGGTACTCTTGCTGCCACTGCTGTACATGCTCTCGGTGAATGTGTTAGTGTTTCTCTTGGCCCCTTAGATGTAAATTAGTTATGTAGTGCATCTTCTGTATAGTGAAGACGCGATCTTATTATTGTGGAGGAAAGAGAGCAGGCTTTTGTTTTAAGGACAATTTAACTGAGTGTTGCAGCCTCTTGTGGTGTGTGCTGTGATCACCAGACCAGATACAAGGGTTGATGCAATATTTTGTAGAGTTTCAGCATGTAGAACAATTTTTTTAGTGGATGCCGCTTGATTTCTACGACTAGAAATCTTGTAAGTTTGCATCGTCTCTTTGATGTTTCACTTAAGAAATTCTTGGAAAATTATGTACTTTTGTCTAAGGGTAAAATTACATACTTCTGGCCACTGTTGGCATTGCCTCTGTGCTGTGGATAATTAGGATGACTGAAAATCCGGAAGGCTGTGCGGTTCGAATGAGCCGAAAGAACGCGGCCGACAGGGAGAAAATGGCCTTCCCACTATTTGAGCCCAATCCACTCGTCGAATGAATGTAGAGAACGAAGCTGCCCATTACCTAAAAAAGTAAACTAAAAAAAAAGAGAGCCGCCGCACTGGCTTAACGCTGCAAAACGCCACGCGTCGGCATGTCGCCGGCCTGCTGGCAGTCGGCGCCGGCCCCACGCATGCTCCGAGCGCGTCACGCAAAACTATATAACAGCGCACTCCACACAGTTATCCACCAACGGTCcagcatacatacatacacacacacacacacacaatcctaaGCTAAAGCCGGCATCGAGCTAGCTCACCGTTCACCGGTCGATCGGCAGCAGTGCAAGATGGAGATGGGCAGCGAGCGATGGACCTCCCCGTCCACGCCGACGTCCTCGCGCGACCAgcacgcggcggcgccggcgaagcGGCCGGCAGGGCGCACCAAGTTCAAGGAGACGCGGCACCCGGTGTACCGCGGCGTGCGGCGCCGGGGCGGCGCCTGCCGGTGGGTGTGCGAGGTGCGCGTCCCCGGCAGGCGCGGGTGCAGGCTCTGGCTCGGGACCTACGTCACCGCCGAGTCCGCCGCGCGCGCGCACGACGCCGCTATGCTCGCGCTGGGCGGCCGCTCCGCCGCGTGCCTCAACTTCCCGGACTCCGCGTGGCTGCTCGCCGTCCCGTCCGCTCTCGCCGACCTCGCCGACGTCCGCCGTGCAGCGCTCGCCGCCATCGCGGACTTCCAGCGCCGGGAGACCGCCA comes from Triticum aestivum cultivar Chinese Spring chromosome 5B, IWGSC CS RefSeq v2.1, whole genome shotgun sequence and encodes:
- the LOC123112761 gene encoding flap endonuclease GEN-like 1 produces the protein MGVGGSFWDLLKPYARQEGPGYLRGRRVAVDLSFWIVSHSTAIRARSPHARRPHIRNTFFRTLSLFAKMGAFPVFVVDGEPSPLKSQARAARFFRGSGVDPPASSSAEAEGDASAPAPVKARNAIFTRCVKDCVELLKNLGMPVLWAKGEAEALCAQLNNEGEVDACITSDSDAFLFGAKTVIKVMRSNCKEPFECYNIADIESGIGLKRKQMVAMALLIGSDHDLHGVPGFGVETALRFVRLFDEDQILDKLHEIGKGIYPFLEGFDKAHVDDLPSPSTKSPPVARSPHCSHCGHPGSKKNHSKTGCNYCLVDSLEFCMEKPAGFICECPSCEKACDLKAQRRHENWQIKVCKRLAAETNFPNEEIIKLYLCDDNLDKESGDRKLEWTDPKVDDLVDLLTYMQNWEPSYVRQHMLPMLSTIYMRKMASSPCKSLLLCDQYEFHSIQRIKIKHGHPYYLVKWKRTTGGIVSGGASHKKPELDGESHAEVVVLDDDEEEEEEEEATVNIESADSLDEPDLPQVLRDDDQVFLLTDEDIQLVNAAFPNEARQFQEAQRLKEAKSRSRKSKLSQAESMLETPKGPRPSGVQLSIKEFYRSKKAAGDEAGKKPVIEGETSTSRAGSRKSPPVDLTKRMPKSLRRRLLFD